One Halobaculum roseum DNA segment encodes these proteins:
- a CDS encoding DUF5808 domain-containing protein: MADKPQTGELFGIPYNFERPSVGRLLSSYWKPGKGMLVEKPFGIGYTLNLANWRSWMVLVVAGALLYQERSGRDGDADDDEASEPVEVIVDDD; encoded by the coding sequence ATGGCAGACAAACCCCAGACCGGGGAGCTCTTCGGGATCCCGTACAACTTCGAGCGGCCGAGCGTCGGTCGCCTCCTGTCCTCGTACTGGAAGCCCGGCAAGGGCATGCTGGTGGAGAAGCCGTTCGGCATCGGCTACACGCTCAACCTCGCGAACTGGCGCTCGTGGATGGTGCTCGTCGTCGCGGGCGCGCTGCTGTACCAGGAGCGTTCGGGCCGCGACGGCGACGCCGACGACGACGAGGCGTCCGAGCCCGTCGAGGTCATCGTCGACGACGACTGA
- a CDS encoding bifunctional N(6)-L-threonylcarbamoyladenine synthase/serine/threonine protein kinase has protein sequence MRVLGVEGTAWCASAAVFDAETDSVCIESDPYEPDSGGIHPREAAEHMGDAIPRVIEIALEHAREEYDDRAADDPPVDAVAFSRGPGLGPCLRIVATAARSLARTLDVPLVGVNHMVAHLEIGRHRAGFDSPVCLNASGANAHLLGFHDGRYRVLGETMDTGVGNALDKFTRHVGWSHPGGPKIEDHARDGEFVELPYVVKGMDFSFSGIMSAAKAAYDDGVPVEDVCFSLQEHVFAMLTEVSERALSLTGTDELVLGGGVGQNARLREMLAEMCAERGADFHAPEPRFLRDNAGMIAVLGAKMAAAGDTVAVADSAIDPDFRPDEVPVTWRSGESVARVPTATGSGAAGPGDDGENDRDDADLRGAEATVEVRGDGVVKRRLPKGYRHPELDATLRRDRTVAEARLLAGAREAGVPTPLVRDVDVPAATLAMQFVGECDLAAALTADRARTVGEHLARLHDAGIVHGDPTTRNVRVGRGDAPEDGRLFCIDFGLGFSSDHVEDYAMDLHVFEQSIEGTASDPDTLVAAVEDGYRAVGDPAVLERLRGVEGRGRYQ, from the coding sequence ATGCGCGTCCTCGGCGTCGAGGGCACGGCCTGGTGCGCCAGCGCCGCGGTGTTCGACGCCGAGACCGACTCCGTGTGTATCGAATCCGACCCGTACGAACCCGACAGCGGCGGCATTCATCCGCGCGAGGCCGCAGAGCACATGGGCGATGCGATCCCGCGCGTGATCGAGATCGCCCTCGAACACGCCCGCGAGGAGTACGACGACCGCGCGGCCGACGACCCGCCCGTCGACGCCGTCGCCTTCTCCCGCGGCCCCGGGCTGGGCCCGTGCCTGCGCATCGTCGCCACCGCGGCCAGATCGCTGGCGCGAACGCTCGACGTGCCGCTGGTCGGCGTCAACCACATGGTCGCGCACCTGGAGATCGGCCGCCACCGCGCCGGCTTCGACTCCCCCGTCTGCCTGAACGCCTCGGGGGCGAACGCCCACCTGCTGGGCTTTCACGACGGCCGCTACCGGGTGCTCGGCGAGACGATGGACACCGGCGTCGGCAACGCCCTCGACAAGTTCACCCGCCACGTCGGCTGGAGCCACCCCGGCGGCCCGAAGATCGAGGACCACGCGAGAGACGGGGAGTTCGTCGAGCTCCCCTACGTCGTCAAGGGGATGGACTTCTCGTTCTCTGGAATCATGTCCGCCGCGAAGGCCGCCTACGACGACGGCGTCCCCGTCGAGGACGTGTGTTTCTCGCTGCAGGAGCACGTCTTCGCCATGCTCACCGAGGTGAGCGAGCGGGCGCTGTCGCTGACGGGCACCGACGAGCTGGTGCTGGGCGGCGGCGTCGGCCAGAACGCGCGCCTCCGGGAGATGCTCGCGGAGATGTGCGCCGAGCGCGGCGCCGACTTCCACGCGCCCGAGCCGCGGTTCCTCCGGGACAACGCCGGCATGATCGCGGTGCTCGGCGCGAAGATGGCCGCCGCCGGCGACACCGTCGCCGTGGCCGACTCGGCGATCGACCCCGACTTCCGGCCCGACGAGGTGCCCGTGACGTGGCGCTCGGGCGAGTCGGTCGCGCGCGTGCCGACCGCGACCGGTTCGGGCGCGGCCGGTCCGGGGGACGACGGAGAGAACGACCGCGACGACGCCGACCTCCGCGGCGCGGAGGCGACCGTCGAGGTCCGCGGCGACGGGGTCGTGAAGCGGCGGCTCCCGAAGGGGTACCGCCATCCCGAGTTGGACGCGACGCTACGGCGCGACCGCACCGTCGCGGAGGCGCGGCTGCTCGCGGGCGCTCGCGAGGCCGGCGTGCCGACGCCGCTCGTACGCGACGTGGACGTGCCGGCGGCGACGCTCGCGATGCAGTTCGTCGGCGAGTGCGACCTGGCGGCGGCGCTGACGGCCGACCGCGCCCGGACGGTCGGCGAGCACCTCGCGCGTCTCCACGACGCCGGGATCGTCCACGGCGACCCGACGACGCGCAACGTCCGGGTCGGGCGCGGGGACGCGCCCGAGGACGGCCGGCTGTTTTGCATCGACTTCGGCCTCGGCTTCAGTTCCGACCACGTCGAGGACTACGCGATGGACCTGCACGTGTTCGAGCAGTCGATCGAGGGCACCGCGAGCGACCCCGACACGCTCGTGGCGGCCGTCGAGGACGGCTACCGCGCGGTCGGCGACCCGGCGGTGCTGGAGCGGCTCCGCGGCGTCGAGGGGCGCGGTCGCTACCAGTAG
- a CDS encoding 30S ribosomal protein S24e gives MDIDIISEEENPMLHRTDVRFEVRHDEATPARLQVRDSLAAKIDKGSDEVVIQELDTKFGMRKTVGYAKVYESADHAADVEQDYVLERNAIAGDEDAEAEEA, from the coding sequence ATGGACATCGACATCATCTCCGAGGAGGAGAACCCCATGCTCCACCGGACGGACGTCCGGTTCGAGGTGCGACACGACGAGGCAACGCCCGCGCGACTGCAGGTCCGCGACTCGCTGGCCGCCAAGATCGACAAGGGCTCCGACGAGGTCGTCATCCAGGAGCTCGACACCAAGTTCGGCATGCGCAAGACCGTCGGCTACGCGAAGGTGTACGAGTCGGCCGATCACGCCGCCGACGTGGAGCAGGACTACGTCCTCGAGCGGAACGCCATCGCCGGCGACGAGGACGCCGAGGCAGAGGAAGCCTAA
- a CDS encoding GTP-dependent dephospho-CoA kinase family protein: MTLLTLPDDLRGAFKEPMGPVYTDTERLLSAAGDPIVAVGDVVTYHLRVAGRDPDVAVIDGKTKREAVGEEIAAVLDGENRRIEAENAPATLSRDLLSALVEALASDDPVVVHVAGEEDLAAVPAIVAAPEGASVVYGQPDEGMVLVNVTPDSKREARELLGKLDGDAAAALAALGLDG; this comes from the coding sequence ATGACCCTTCTCACGCTCCCCGACGACCTCCGCGGCGCGTTCAAAGAGCCCATGGGCCCCGTCTACACCGACACCGAGCGGCTGCTCTCGGCTGCCGGCGACCCGATCGTCGCCGTCGGCGACGTCGTCACCTACCACCTCCGCGTCGCCGGCCGCGACCCCGACGTGGCCGTGATCGACGGGAAGACGAAGCGCGAGGCCGTCGGCGAGGAGATCGCCGCCGTCCTGGACGGCGAGAACCGCCGGATCGAGGCGGAGAACGCGCCGGCGACGCTCTCGCGCGACCTGCTCTCGGCGCTGGTCGAGGCGCTCGCGAGCGACGATCCGGTCGTGGTCCACGTCGCCGGCGAGGAGGACCTCGCGGCGGTGCCCGCGATCGTCGCGGCCCCCGAGGGCGCGAGCGTCGTCTACGGCCAGCCCGACGAGGGGATGGTGCTCGTGAACGTGACCCCGGATTCGAAGCGCGAGGCGCGCGAACTGTTGGGGAAACTCGACGGCGACGCCGCGGCGGCGCTCGCGGCGCTGGGTCTCGACGGGTAG
- the spt4 gene encoding transcription elongation factor subunit Spt4 → MAEDRLACRECHFVNDPDAQTCENCGSSSLTEDWAGYVIITHPEDSEIAPEMNVSEPGSYALKVR, encoded by the coding sequence ATGGCGGAGGACCGCCTCGCCTGTCGCGAGTGCCACTTCGTCAACGACCCCGACGCCCAGACGTGCGAGAACTGCGGCTCCTCGTCGCTGACGGAGGACTGGGCCGGCTACGTCATCATCACCCACCCCGAGGACTCCGAGATCGCCCCGGAGATGAACGTGAGCGAGCCGGGCAGCTACGCGCTGAAGGTCCGGTGA
- a CDS encoding DNA-directed RNA polymerase, whose protein sequence is MYKRVRLKDTVEVPPEHLADVSRDRVRKLLQDKLEGRMDEDVGSVVSVIEVQEIGDGAVLPNRPGVYYKAEFDAVTFDPDMQEVVDGNVVEVVEFGAFVGIGPVDGLLHVSQISDEYLAYDGENQQLASTESDRTLGVDDPVRVRVVTKSIDERNPRDSKIGLTAKQPGLGKHEWLEADVRRRAEGAPAEGN, encoded by the coding sequence ATGTACAAACGGGTACGACTCAAGGACACGGTCGAGGTCCCGCCGGAGCATCTGGCGGACGTGAGCCGCGACCGCGTCCGCAAGCTCTTGCAGGACAAGTTGGAGGGACGCATGGACGAGGACGTCGGCAGCGTTGTCAGCGTCATCGAGGTCCAAGAGATCGGCGACGGCGCCGTCCTCCCGAACAGACCGGGCGTTTACTACAAGGCGGAGTTCGACGCCGTTACCTTCGATCCGGACATGCAGGAGGTCGTCGACGGGAACGTCGTCGAGGTCGTCGAGTTCGGCGCCTTCGTCGGCATCGGCCCCGTGGACGGCCTGCTGCACGTCTCGCAGATCTCCGACGAGTACCTCGCGTACGACGGCGAGAACCAGCAGCTCGCCTCGACGGAGTCCGACCGGACGCTCGGCGTCGACGACCCCGTCCGGGTGCGCGTCGTCACGAAGTCGATCGACGAGCGCAACCCGCGCGACTCGAAGATCGGCCTCACCGCCAAACAGCCCGGTCTCGGCAAACACGAGTGGCTGGAGGCCGACGTTCGGCGCCGCGCCGAGGGGGCGCCCGCGGAGGGTAACTGA
- a CDS encoding PIN domain-containing protein: MVVLDTNALMMPVECGVRVFEELDRLVDDPELVTPEAVVAELETLAAGAGEEATAASVGRDLAERCRVVETAQQYADDAVVELAAGGAGSGADADTGFDGYVVTNDRPLRERLLARGVRVIGLRGANTLAITQP, translated from the coding sequence ATGGTCGTCCTCGACACGAACGCGCTCATGATGCCGGTCGAGTGCGGCGTTCGCGTGTTCGAGGAGCTCGACCGTCTCGTGGACGACCCCGAGCTCGTCACCCCGGAGGCGGTCGTCGCCGAGCTGGAGACGCTCGCGGCGGGCGCCGGCGAGGAGGCCACCGCCGCGTCGGTCGGCCGCGACCTCGCCGAGCGGTGTCGAGTGGTCGAGACGGCACAGCAGTACGCCGACGACGCGGTCGTCGAACTCGCGGCGGGCGGCGCCGGTTCCGGCGCCGACGCCGACACGGGCTTCGACGGCTACGTCGTCACGAACGACCGCCCCCTGCGCGAGCGCCTCCTCGCTCGGGGCGTACGCGTAATCGGTTTAAGGGGCGCGAACACACTCGCGATAACACAACCATAG
- a CDS encoding translation initiation factor IF-2 subunit gamma, with protein MVTEQTQPEVNIGLVGHVDHGKTTLVQALSGDWTDQHSEEMKRGISIRLGYADATLRRCPDCAEPECYTVEETCPEHDVDTEILRTVSFVDAPGHETLMATMLSGASIMDGAVLVVSATEDVPQAQTEEHLMALDIIGIENIVIAQNKVDLVDDERARENYEQIKAFVEGTVAEDAPIVPVSAQQGVNVDLVISALEEHIPTPERDESLSARMYTARSFDINRPGTKAKDLLGGVIGGSLAQGTLEVDDEIELRPGREVEEGGSSEYHSIETSVRSLQAGGQSQETVGPGGLLGVGTGLDPSLTKGDALAGQVAGEPGTLPPTRNAFEMEVELLDRVVGEGAVEEISTGEPLMLTVGTATTVGAVTSARTGECEVNLKRPVCAEEGAKIAINRRMGARWRLIGVGTLTE; from the coding sequence ATGGTGACGGAGCAAACACAACCGGAGGTGAACATCGGACTCGTCGGTCACGTCGACCACGGAAAGACGACGCTAGTGCAAGCGTTGTCGGGCGACTGGACCGACCAGCACAGCGAGGAGATGAAGCGCGGGATCTCCATCCGTCTGGGCTACGCCGACGCGACGCTGCGTCGATGCCCGGACTGTGCCGAGCCCGAGTGTTACACCGTCGAGGAGACGTGCCCGGAGCACGACGTCGACACCGAGATCCTGCGGACGGTCTCGTTCGTCGACGCCCCGGGCCACGAGACGCTGATGGCGACGATGCTCTCCGGAGCGTCGATCATGGACGGCGCGGTGCTGGTGGTGAGCGCCACCGAGGACGTGCCGCAGGCGCAAACCGAGGAGCACCTGATGGCGCTGGACATCATCGGCATCGAGAACATCGTCATCGCCCAGAACAAGGTCGACCTCGTCGACGACGAGCGCGCCCGCGAGAACTACGAGCAGATCAAAGCGTTCGTCGAGGGCACCGTCGCCGAGGACGCGCCCATCGTCCCCGTCAGCGCCCAGCAGGGCGTCAACGTGGACCTGGTCATCTCGGCGCTGGAGGAGCACATTCCGACGCCCGAGCGCGACGAGTCGCTCTCGGCGCGGATGTACACCGCCCGCTCGTTCGACATCAACCGCCCCGGCACGAAGGCGAAGGACCTGCTGGGCGGCGTCATCGGCGGGTCGCTCGCGCAGGGGACCCTGGAGGTCGACGACGAGATCGAGCTCCGTCCCGGGCGCGAGGTCGAGGAGGGCGGCTCCTCGGAGTACCACTCGATCGAGACGTCGGTGCGGTCGCTGCAGGCGGGCGGGCAGTCCCAGGAGACGGTCGGCCCGGGCGGCCTGCTCGGCGTCGGCACCGGACTGGACCCCAGCCTGACGAAGGGCGACGCGCTCGCGGGCCAGGTCGCCGGCGAGCCCGGGACGCTCCCGCCGACGCGAAACGCCTTCGAGATGGAGGTCGAGCTGCTCGACCGCGTCGTCGGCGAGGGCGCCGTCGAGGAGATCTCCACCGGCGAGCCGCTGATGCTCACCGTCGGCACCGCCACCACGGTCGGCGCGGTGACCAGCGCCCGGACGGGCGAGTGCGAGGTCAACCTCAAGCGACCCGTCTGCGCCGAGGAGGGCGCGAAGATCGCGATCAACCGACGGATGGGCGCCCGCTGGCGCCTCATCGGCGTCGGGACCCTCACGGAGTAA
- a CDS encoding NOG1 family protein, whose product MTFEDLPTTPRAEELLDKAFSRASRTGRAKDGWDAQESMLITAANILSDNLANVSTSWPDFEFEVEPFYYELADAVVDVDELRQALSEVNWASRRIDELRSEYQAKMRKSGVETARKHRKQAFARMADIMDEIEDDLLTVGEARDALKTLPDIRPDEPAIVVAGYPNVGKSSFVNRVTRASNEIASYPFTTKAVQIGHFERDRIRYQIIDTPGLLDRPEEDRNGIERQAVSALTHLADAVVFVLDASGDCGYPLESQLELLAEVEERFDAPVLVVCNKSDRSTDVEADAYMSVTEDENVDAVLDMAVEAVDFEPDLPSRGEN is encoded by the coding sequence ATGACATTCGAAGACCTCCCCACCACACCCCGCGCGGAGGAACTCCTCGACAAGGCGTTCTCCCGCGCGTCCCGGACCGGCCGCGCGAAGGACGGGTGGGACGCCCAGGAGTCGATGCTGATCACCGCCGCGAACATCCTCTCGGACAACCTCGCCAACGTCTCCACCTCCTGGCCCGACTTCGAGTTCGAGGTCGAGCCGTTCTACTACGAACTCGCGGACGCCGTCGTCGACGTGGACGAACTCCGGCAGGCGCTCTCGGAGGTGAACTGGGCCTCCCGACGGATCGACGAACTCCGCTCGGAGTACCAGGCGAAGATGCGCAAGTCCGGCGTCGAGACCGCCCGCAAGCACCGCAAGCAGGCGTTCGCCCGGATGGCCGACATCATGGACGAGATCGAGGACGACCTCCTCACGGTCGGGGAGGCCCGCGACGCGCTGAAGACGCTGCCGGACATCCGCCCCGACGAGCCCGCGATCGTCGTCGCCGGCTACCCCAACGTCGGCAAGTCGTCGTTCGTCAACCGCGTCACCCGCGCCTCCAACGAGATCGCGTCGTACCCGTTCACCACCAAGGCCGTCCAGATCGGCCACTTCGAGCGCGATCGCATCCGCTATCAGATCATCGACACCCCCGGCCTGCTCGACCGCCCCGAGGAGGACCGCAACGGCATCGAGCGCCAGGCCGTCTCCGCGCTCACCCACCTCGCCGACGCCGTCGTCTTCGTCCTCGACGCCTCCGGCGACTGCGGCTACCCCCTGGAGTCGCAGCTGGAACTGCTCGCGGAGGTCGAGGAGCGGTTCGACGCCCCGGTGCTCGTCGTCTGCAACAAGAGCGACCGATCGACCGACGTGGAGGCCGACGCGTACATGAGCGTCACCGAGGACGAGAACGTCGACGCCGTCCTCGACATGGCCGTCGAGGCCGTCGACTTCGAGCCGGACCTGCCCTCGCGCGGCGAGAACTGA
- a CDS encoding SHOCT domain-containing protein, whose protein sequence is MSDSDRVVTGTMLGMFLAFGADTILIVAALWYVGAVPAATAAGVSAAILSVFLLWIAVRWDRLRRTRGTGATMSAGPNPDPEDDPIERLKRRYADGEVSDEEFERRIDRLLDADSRIEAGEHGDDARERVRERERETE, encoded by the coding sequence GTGAGCGACTCCGACCGCGTCGTCACCGGGACGATGCTGGGCATGTTCCTCGCGTTCGGCGCGGACACGATCCTGATCGTCGCCGCGCTGTGGTACGTCGGCGCGGTCCCCGCCGCGACGGCAGCCGGGGTCTCGGCCGCGATCCTGTCGGTGTTCCTGCTGTGGATCGCCGTCCGGTGGGATCGGCTGCGCAGGACGCGCGGGACCGGCGCCACCATGAGCGCCGGGCCGAACCCGGACCCCGAGGACGACCCGATCGAGCGCCTGAAGCGCCGCTACGCCGACGGCGAGGTCTCCGACGAGGAGTTCGAACGGCGGATCGACCGGCTGCTCGACGCGGACAGCCGGATCGAGGCGGGCGAACACGGGGACGACGCTCGCGAGCGGGTGCGGGAGCGGGAACGGGAGACCGAATAG
- a CDS encoding SIMPL domain-containing protein, whose amino-acid sequence MNRTRTLPTLLVAAMLVLAGCAGTTGSSATDAAAAATGANATDVNSITADGSATVSASPDLAEITVAVEATADNASAARSQVAGDIERLRGALTEAGYEVRTVDFRLSPEYDHRSDERELVGYRAYHALAFETTPDDAGSAVDLAVDNGATAVQDVRFTLSDERRAELREEALAAAVTDARATAETAAGAADRSVGTELSMRVGSAGVSPYDSRVVYETAGDAGASTSFDPGPVTVSASVTVTYEME is encoded by the coding sequence GTGAACCGAACCAGAACCCTCCCGACGTTGCTCGTCGCGGCCATGCTCGTGCTCGCGGGCTGTGCCGGGACGACCGGATCGAGCGCCACCGACGCGGCCGCGGCCGCGACGGGCGCGAACGCGACGGACGTGAACAGCATCACCGCCGACGGCTCCGCGACCGTGAGCGCCTCGCCCGACCTCGCCGAGATCACCGTCGCCGTCGAGGCGACCGCCGACAACGCCAGCGCGGCCCGCTCGCAGGTCGCCGGCGACATCGAGCGGCTCCGCGGGGCGCTGACCGAGGCCGGCTACGAGGTGCGCACGGTCGACTTCCGGCTGTCGCCGGAGTACGACCACCGAAGCGACGAGCGCGAGCTGGTCGGCTACCGCGCGTACCACGCGCTCGCGTTCGAGACGACCCCCGACGACGCCGGGAGCGCCGTCGACCTCGCCGTCGACAACGGCGCCACCGCCGTGCAGGACGTCCGCTTCACGCTGAGCGACGAGCGCCGCGCGGAACTGCGCGAGGAGGCGCTCGCGGCCGCCGTGACCGACGCGCGCGCGACCGCCGAGACGGCCGCCGGCGCCGCCGACCGCTCGGTCGGAACCGAGCTGTCGATGCGTGTCGGCTCCGCTGGCGTCTCGCCGTACGACTCCCGGGTCGTCTACGAGACCGCGGGCGACGCCGGCGCGTCCACCTCGTTCGACCCCGGCCCGGTGACGGTGTCGGCGTCGGTGACGGTGACGTACGAGATGGAGTAG
- a CDS encoding TIGR00341 family protein, whose product MRLVQVMVPAGKRETVLSVLDDEGIDYVLSDETSGREYTAVVSFPLPTEAVEPVLAELREAGLERDAYTVVLNAETVVSKRFEELEERYAEDEEGNGDRIAREELDARATEMSPRLGAFVTMTVISTVVATAGLLLDSAAVVVGSMVIAPLIGPAMAASVGTVLDDDELFVRGVKLQVFGGVLAVTSAAAFAALLRYGRVVPFGVEEVFSIAEVRERLAPDVLSLPIALGSGVAGALSLASGVSSALVGVMIAAALVPPTAVVGIGIAWGRPGTVAGAALLVVVNFAAINFAAIATLWYKGYRPESFWRLDETRTTTLRRVGVLGVAILLSTAVLAGVTVASYQSAQFETAAHEEADALLDGDARVLDVAVTYGGFPFRQPTAVTVTVGHQPGTTPPRIGNALATRLTDDVEAPLGVGERATVDVSVRYVPVEESRTGADPA is encoded by the coding sequence GTGCGACTCGTTCAGGTGATGGTGCCGGCGGGCAAGCGGGAGACCGTCCTCTCGGTGCTCGACGACGAGGGCATCGACTACGTCCTCTCCGACGAGACCAGCGGCCGGGAGTACACGGCGGTCGTCTCGTTCCCGCTGCCGACGGAGGCCGTCGAGCCGGTGCTCGCGGAGCTTCGCGAGGCCGGGCTCGAACGCGACGCCTACACGGTCGTCCTCAACGCCGAGACGGTCGTCTCGAAGCGCTTCGAGGAGCTGGAGGAGCGGTACGCGGAGGACGAGGAGGGAAACGGCGACCGGATCGCCCGCGAGGAGCTTGACGCGCGGGCGACGGAGATGTCGCCCCGACTGGGCGCGTTCGTGACGATGACGGTGATCAGCACCGTCGTCGCCACCGCGGGGCTGCTGCTCGACTCGGCGGCGGTCGTCGTCGGCTCGATGGTTATCGCGCCGCTGATCGGGCCGGCGATGGCCGCCAGCGTCGGCACCGTGCTCGACGACGACGAGCTGTTCGTCCGGGGCGTGAAGCTGCAGGTGTTCGGCGGCGTCCTCGCGGTGACGAGCGCGGCCGCGTTCGCGGCGCTGCTCAGATACGGACGGGTCGTCCCGTTCGGCGTCGAGGAGGTGTTCTCCATCGCGGAGGTGCGCGAACGGCTCGCGCCGGACGTGCTCTCGCTGCCGATCGCGCTCGGGTCGGGCGTCGCCGGCGCGCTGTCGCTCGCCTCGGGCGTGTCCTCGGCGCTCGTGGGCGTCATGATCGCGGCGGCGCTGGTCCCGCCGACGGCCGTCGTCGGCATCGGGATCGCGTGGGGACGACCCGGCACCGTCGCCGGGGCGGCGCTGCTCGTCGTCGTCAACTTCGCCGCGATCAACTTCGCCGCGATCGCGACGCTGTGGTACAAGGGGTATCGCCCGGAGTCGTTCTGGCGCCTCGACGAGACGCGGACGACGACGCTTCGCCGGGTCGGCGTGCTCGGCGTCGCCATCCTGCTGTCGACGGCCGTGCTCGCCGGGGTGACGGTCGCCTCCTACCAGAGCGCGCAGTTCGAGACGGCCGCCCACGAGGAGGCCGACGCCCTGCTCGACGGCGACGCGCGCGTGCTCGACGTGGCGGTGACGTACGGCGGGTTCCCCTTCCGACAGCCGACCGCGGTGACGGTGACGGTCGGTCATCAGCCGGGGACGACGCCGCCGCGGATCGGCAACGCGCTCGCGACGCGGCTGACGGACGACGTCGAGGCGCCGCTGGGGGTCGGCGAGCGCGCGACCGTCGACGTGTCGGTGCGGTACGTTCCCGTCGAGGAGTCACGTACGGGCGCGGACCCGGCGTGA
- a CDS encoding 5-formyltetrahydrofolate cyclo-ligase, with amino-acid sequence MEKQPLRERIWDDLEASGEARFPFPPHGRIPNFAGADDARDRLTATGEWADADAVKANPDAPQLPVRRAALRAGKTVYMAVPRLREEEPFLRLAPDEVPDIDEATTVSGSSTHGVPVGPDEVPHVDLIVSGSVAVTEAGGRVGKGEGFADLEFAVLSELGAVDDATAVATTVHGMQVVDEEVDLGPHDVPLDLICTPERTIRTADARDGDPPARPDGVDWDALPAGKLESIPVLRRLAPMD; translated from the coding sequence ATGGAGAAACAGCCCCTCCGCGAGCGGATCTGGGACGACTTGGAGGCGTCGGGCGAGGCCCGGTTCCCGTTCCCGCCCCACGGCCGGATCCCGAACTTCGCGGGGGCCGACGACGCCCGCGATCGCCTCACGGCGACCGGGGAGTGGGCCGACGCCGACGCGGTCAAGGCGAACCCGGACGCGCCGCAGCTCCCGGTCCGCCGTGCGGCCCTGCGCGCGGGCAAGACGGTCTACATGGCGGTGCCGCGGCTCCGGGAGGAGGAGCCGTTCCTCCGGCTCGCTCCCGACGAGGTGCCGGACATCGACGAGGCGACGACCGTCTCGGGCTCCTCGACCCACGGCGTCCCCGTCGGCCCCGACGAGGTCCCGCACGTCGACCTGATCGTCTCCGGGAGCGTCGCCGTCACGGAGGCCGGCGGCCGGGTCGGGAAGGGCGAGGGGTTCGCCGACCTGGAGTTCGCCGTGCTGTCGGAGCTGGGCGCCGTCGACGACGCGACCGCGGTGGCGACGACGGTCCACGGGATGCAGGTCGTCGACGAGGAGGTCGACCTCGGGCCCCACGACGTACCGCTGGACCTGATCTGCACCCCCGAGCGGACGATCCGGACGGCGGACGCCCGCGACGGCGACCCGCCCGCGCGACCCGACGGCGTCGACTGGGACGCGCTGCCGGCCGGGAAGCTGGAGTCGATCCCGGTGTTGCGTCGACTCGCGCCGATGGACTAA